Part of the Woronichinia naegeliana WA131 genome, AAATGACGAGTACAAGCAATTAAAATATCTGTGTATTGGGCATCTTCTTTATCAATATCTCCTTCATCTGCCGCAAAATAAACGACAAAACAGCCCTGCTTTTCTAACTCTGCTTTTAATCGCAATAATTCTGTTGATTTACCGCCGCCCCGATGACCGACATAAAGTTGACAAGTATTTCGATTAGGCGATCGCAGAATTTTATGGCCAAAATCCCGAATAATATCACTGTCTCCCCGCACTGCTTTTAAGTCAACATAAACAGGATCACCCGCAGGCAGAGCCTTATCAGGATCAAACGCATTATAGAGATTGGTAATAAGGTCTTGAGACATCGGCGATCGCCAAAAATTACTTGTCTAACCCATTATAGACAAATTCCCCGCCTTCCCAACCTCTGCAATTATCATAGAAATTGTCCTCCACCTTTGCCCCTTGTGACAGAACGCGATCGCCCCGACTGGCTACGACTCCAAAAAGCTCTCTCTGTGGAAGCAGAGCGGGGTTTTACTGACTTGCAAGGCAATCAATATCGTTTTAGTGAATTTTTGTGTTTAACCTTGGGACAATCACCGCCGCCTGGTACTCCCGCCCGCCTTCGTCATCGTTGGCAAGAATTAGCGGTCAAATTTAGCGATTACAGTCAACAAACCCTCGAAGAAAGACAATCCCTCGTTGCCACAACTCGTCGTTTTCTGCACGAATTACGCCAAAATCTCGAAACACCTAATGCGCCTAAAACCGTCGTTCGGGAAGTCGAAAATAAACCGCCTGCTCCCCTACCGATTAGCAATAAAGCGATCGCCTTGGATCAACTATTAAAAGAAGTCGAGGATATTGGCACTTATCGAGCGAAAACCTTAGCCTATTTAAACTTACAAACTGTTCGGGATTTACTCTTTTATTTTCCCAGAGATTATATTGATTATGCCCAACAAAAAAGCATTGTCGAATTAAAAGCAGGGGATACGGTTACGCTTATCGGTCGTGTGGTCAAATTTAATATTTTTAATAGTCCTAAAAATCCCAAACTAGCTATTTTTGAAATGATCATACGGGATCAAACAGGACGCATTAAACTCAGTCGCTTTTTAGCGGGGAATCGTTTTACCAGTAAAGCCTATCAAGAAGGTCAAAAAAAACGTTATCCCCCAGGAACTGCGATCGCGGCTTCAGGATTAGTTAAAGAAAATAAATTTGGGCTAACCTTAGATAATCCCTCTATTGAAATTCTAGAAGACCCTAATTCGCCCGTTGAATCCCTTAATATTGGTCGCGTTCTGCCCGTTTATCCCCTCACTGAAGGCGTTCCCATTGACTTACTGCGAAAATGTGTGGTTATTGCTCTAGGGGCAGTTTCCCAATTAGAAGATGCTTTACCTCCCGCCATTCAAAAAAAGTATGACTTAATAGATTTAAAAACCGCGATCGCTCAGATTCATTTTCCCGATGACAATGATAGTTTAACCTTAGCTCGACGACGATTAGTTTTCGATGAATTTTTCTATTTGCAACTCGGTTTTTTACAAAGAAAATATATTCAAAAAGCCACAGAAAAAAGTGTTGTGTTCACCCCTAGTGGTGAATTAATTGAAAAGTTTAATCAACTTTTACCTTTCAAATTAACCAATGCTCAACAGCGAGTTGTCCAAGAAATTTTAGAAGATTTAAAAAATTCTACTCCCATGAATCGTCTCGTACAGGGAGATGTGGGGTCTGGAAAAACTGTTGTTGGAGTATTTGCCGTTTTAGCCGCTTTGCAGTCAGGTTATCAGGCCGCTTTTATGGCTCCAACGGAAGTTTTAGCCGAACAACATTATCGTAAATTAGTGCAATGGTTTAATCTGCTTTATTTACCTGTGGAATTATTAACAGGTTCGACAAGAGTTAAAAAACGTCGTGAAATTCATACGCAATTAGAAACAGGAGAATTACCATTATTAGTGGGAACCCATGCCCTCATTCAAGATAAGGTTAATTTTAATCGGTTAGGCTTAGTGGTGATTGATGAACAACATCGCTTTGGGGTACAACAACGGGCAAAACTGTTAGCAAAAGGCGAAGCTCCCCACGTTTTAACTATGACGGCAACTCCCATTCCTCGTACCATGGCCTTAACCTTACATGGGGATTTAGATGTGAGTCAAATTGATGAATTACCCCCAGGTCGTCAACCGATTCAAACGACGGTTTTAACACCGAAAGAACGGCAACAGGTCTATGATTTGATTCGGCGAGAAGTAGCTCAGGGGCGACAGATTTATATTATTTTTCCGACCATTGAACAATCTGAAAAATTAGATTTAAAGGCCGCTGTAGATGAACATCAATATTTATCAGAAACAGTGTTTCCCAACTTTCAAATTGGTTTGTTACATGGTCGCATGAGTTCAGCCGATAAGGATACAGTATTAAATTCATTTCGAGATAATCAAACCCAAATTATTGTTTCTACCACAGTGATTGAAGTGGGGGTTGATGTTCCCAATGCAACAGTAATGTTAATTGAAAATGCGGAACGTTTTGGTTTATCGCAATTACATCAATTACGTGGTCGTGTAGGTCGCGGTGAACATTCTTCCTATTGTTTATTAATGACTAATAGTAAAAATCCCGATGCCCGTCAACGTTTAAGTGTTTTAGAACAGTCTCAAGATGGATTTTTTATCTCTGAAATGGATTTACGTTTGCGCGGGCCTGGTGAAGTTTTAGGCACTCGTCAATCGGGTTTACCAGATTTTGCCTTAGCGAGTTTAGTAGAGGATCAGGAAATTTTATTATTGGCAAGGGAAGCGGCAGAAAATATGATTAAAACTGATGCCAGTTTGGCTGATTTTCCGATTTTGCAAGGGGAGTTACAACGGCGTTATGAGAAGATAATTGGAGCAGAAATGTTAACTTGATTTTTGATTTTTTAGAGAGCGATCGCAATTTTATCCCCCTAAATCTCTCTTGAAAAAGGAGACTTTTTTGAAGCGGTTTTATCCCTCTGAATCCTCATTTGAAAGGGTGACTTTTTTAAATTTGCAATAAGTCTAATGCGATGAGAAACAAGTGATCAATATTGATGAAATAATTCTCTGTAATTATTATGACTGATGATCAATTGAAACAATTAATCGAGTCCAATGCCAAATCTATTGCGGCTTTATTTGATTTAATGGCAATCGAGCGAGAGGCGATCTCCCAGACACGTTTAGAACAACTGAGCCAGGACTTAGTTAAAACTCCTGAAGAGACTACCGAAATCCCAAGCTGGCGACCCGTTCAAATGGCAGTCATACTTATACGCCAAAAATTATTTAGAATTTCGATACTAAATCAGTCCATATTCTCTGGTTCCATATCGTCTTCAAATTGATGTCTTAACTTGCGATTTATGTTTGCATCCTTTTGTGGATCGTAAGAAGTATCAGGTAAGTTAATTGCTCCTAATATTTTTAGAACATACAAATCACGATTAGTCAAACCTGTTACACCTTTAAAGTCCGCATTACGCCAAGTTTTTAGAAACTCATTTCCTTGAGTTCCAAGAAGTCCATCTGGTTGAGTATCAATACTGATAATTTCTCCTTCAATAGTAAGAATATGGATTAAATCACCATCTTTTTTATATTTCAAAATAAATACGGAATTAATCTTTTTCTGCCACTTTATAGATTTATCTTCCTTTATGTAAGCAATTATTATTTCGTTGTCTCTCGGATAAATAAGATTATCATCAAAATCGCTTTTATAAATATAATCATCACCTGGATAGATAAATAAAATGTATGGAAGGGGTATTGAAAACGCATTTAATTTATTTAATGATTTTTGATTTAAACTTATTGAAGTCCCAACAAACCATCCATTCATGTCATAAAAATGAACATTTTTAAATTGACAGCCTTGCATTTTAGTATTAATCATTAAACAATTTTCACCAAAGACAGCATTGCTAAGATTGGCAAATTCTAAGTTACATCCTGATAGATCAGCAGATGGCAAATGAACAAAACTTAAATCCACGCCATATAAATCTTGCCCAATTAATGCGTTTTTATTATAGGTAGTCAAAATAGTTGCAACATTACCACCGATTGATCCCACTTGACTTAAAGGTTGATTGCGTGTCTGTTTGATAATTGATAATAATCGTTCTTTGACCATTTCCTTGTCAGAGGAAAGCATATTTCTGATTAGAGAAATAATCGCAGATTCGCCTTGATCATCAAAATTGGATTTATTGCCCATTAATGGTTCTTTACCAATTGTTTCAACTATCAAATCAAAATTCTCTGGAAGAAATTCGTCCAACGGTGGAATAGAATTAACGAATCCCTTTTCGTTACATTGACGATGAAAATAAGATGACCAAGTATATTTAGATGATTGCTCTTGATTTAAGCCTGATTGTTCTTTGGCTAACTCCAAAAAATCTGGAGCTAATACTCCTAGTTCAGCAGCAAATTTGTAGGCGACAAAAAATTCTAATAGTGAACGATGAGCAGGCGTATAATCACCATCTGCATTACGAATAAGCATTGTTTGACCCATCATGTCATAATGCCAATGATCAAGATTTTTCTCCTCTTGTACAGCGTGTCCAAATAAACGGCGTAAGCGGTCAGGAAAAAGCCGATAATTGAGACTCATCTGATCCGTAGAAAGCATTTCCCATGATAATTCACAAAGAAAATAAAGTTTGTCAGCTAGTGATGTAAAAGTCCTTTCTGCTTTAATATCCCGCTTCATTTTCTCCTTGACTGCATAGAGATAAATGCGAGACATATCAATGGGTTTACCTGCTTCAATCTCTGGCAATGCTTCTAAGATTAATTCGGTCATTACTGGACGACGAGCTAAATCCAATAATTGAGGATTTCCCATTATCTCTTCTACAACAGAATCATTAGTTCGTAAAGATAAAACTTGACGAATTTGCTCATCATTAAACTTCTCTAATTCCACTACTTCAAATTGTGGAGGTTCACCTGTTAGAGCAGAAATAGAGGCTTTTAATTCTGCATTGAGCAATGCACGTCCTGATTTAGCTTCTGGAAAATGTTCAGTCCGACTGGTTAAAATAGCTTTTGAACCAGGGACAACAACTCTCGCCAGTTCCCAGAAATTATTAATCATTTTTTGTTCATCTACTCTGTCTGCCATCTCATCAAAACCATCAAAAATGAGGAGCAGTTTCCCCATACGATTTAGTTGTTCAAAAGCAGAATAACTAGGCAAAGGAATTTCATATTTACGAAAGAAAAATTCCGAGAATAATGATTCTATACTCACTGCCTTGGCATAATCTCGCAGAGGAATAACCAAAGGAATACGGGGTCTTTCAATACCTTGTTCTTTTGCAGTTTTATATTTTTGTAACGCTGTCCAAGCATAATGTAAAGTTATCCAGGTTTTTCCTGTGCCAAATTCACCCAATATTGAAATATGTTCCTTTGATGGATCACCTAACCAGCGATCAATATAGCCATCAATCCATCCCTCATTTTCTCCATATTTGCTAACAGCAATCTTTTCTTTAGTTATCAGATTAAATTCATCTTTAGTGCAGGCTAAAGGAACATACATTTTATCAATTTCTTTTCGCGTTACTTCAGCTTCTAACCAATCAAGATACGCATTAAAATTAGCATCCTGATCTATAAGTTCATCAAAGGTATAGCAAAATATTTTCTCTTGATTTTCTGGTTTATCTGCTTCATTACGAGCGGCTGGACTAATTCGACGATGGGCTACGAGCCAGCCCTCTTGTGTTTTTTGTGCCTTTACAGACCTTTGTAAAGCTTCAACATCAGGGACTTTTGCTTCCCCTTCAACTCCACGAACTAGAACACGATCATAACCTCGTCTGCCTGGAATACGAATAATTAACTCAAAATATGTATTGTCCTGAACATCATAGCTTTCTATCTCATATTTTAAAGCTGTAAACCATGATCTCATTTCCTGAGAGAGAATAAATTTTCTAACTTTTCCTGAATTGATATTAGTGGTAGGCTGAAGATATTGCAATTGTTGGGCTAGAGCTAGTAAAATATCTTCTGGTTTCTCAAGCCTGACTAATTGATTTTGTAAACTTGTAATACCTCGCTGTATCTCATCAAGCTTTTGATCCCTTACTACATCCGCTGGAGTACGTGTTCTTTCCGTCACATGCCAAAAATGTGATAAAAAATAAGCAAACTCTCGTAGTAGATTAATCCCAATTTCTTTTATTTCATCTCCGAGCGCATATCCATCTATAAATGCTTGTCCTTCGCTAATTAAAATAGAAAAATCGTTCTGTTCAAATGCTTCTCGAAAAGCCTTGCGGATTTGATCTTGCTGAAATAACTCCAAAACAGCTTGAGGTTTGCCAACACCATATTCAACAAGAGAATAAGCATAAACTCCCGCAAAATCAGCAGGAGGATGATCTGGCTCAAAATCACACTTCTTTAATAGCTTAATTACTTCTGTATTACGCTCAAGCTTATTTTTGACGGGATTAGTTGCAACCCCTGTAATACCAGTAATCATTTTGATAACAAAAGAAAGTTCCATCACCTAAGACCTTTTGATTGATGTGCTTTCTATTATAGTGCTTGTTCAGACAGCCATGACAAAATTATCATCACCCTTGACAACATTTTTGAGACCCACGCTCATCAAGTAGGGAGTTGGCTATGTTAGCGTATCATAACAAGTAATTGTAGTTGATGAATAAAACCAGTTAAGGACGACGACGAAAGCAATAATCGCGTTTTTTCCGACTGTTTATAATGGTGATCGCACTTTTTTTGAGTGTTTATGAAGGCGATCGCTTTTTCGGATAGGAGAGGAAAATGGCAATCTTGCCGATTTGTCTAAAATTTACGATATTGTAGAGGGTAGCCGCAGGAGCGTTGAAGTTCACTTGGCCCTTATAGCTCATCTTATTTGACCCATTTAAGGTACTCTCAATGTGAAATATCAAGTTAAGTTTCAGCCAAAAGCAATCAAAGCACTAGACAAGTTACCGACCTCAGAAAAGATCAAAATTGTAACCAAGATTGAAGCTTTGAAGGACGATCTACAAGGAGATGTTAAGAAATTAACGAATTTTACGCCAGAGTATCGCTTACGAGTTGGTAATTACCGAGTGCTATTCGGTATTGAGGGACAAACTTTAACCATCTATCAAATTAAACATAGACGAGACGTTTACAATTGATTTCAGGAGTCTAAAATGCTTGAATTACATCCCGAATTTCTAATCAAAAATGGTAAAAAAGAGTTTGTTGTTCTAACCTATGAAGAGTTTATAGCAATCCAAACTATGCTGGAAGATTTAGAAGACTTGCACGATCTAAGACAAGCCAAAAATGAGCAGATAAATGAGCCATCATTTCCTTTAGAAGATGTTAAGGTAATGCTTGCTATTGATCATCTTTGTTGATTCTATTTGAATTGATTGCTGCTTAAAAATAGATTTAGAGAAGGCGATCGCACTTTGTTTGAGTGTTTATGAAGGCGATCGCTCCTATAAATCCTAACATCTCTATTGCCCTCTTGGTGACTCTTATCACACCATTAAGAATGGGTTCCGTCCATAATAGTAAGCTCCAAAATTTTTGAATGGATAATTATCAACTATTCACTATTCACTATTCACTATCAACTATTCACTAAATCATCGTTATTTTGCAGACCATCTAACATCTCTTTCACAAAACTGGTACAGGGTACGGCAATTAAAACACCGAGGACACCGGCCACCTTAGCCCCAATTAATAAAGACAACAAGACCCAGACCGGATGAACACCTGTAAATTTTCCTAGCAATCGAGGGGCGATCGCATTTTCCACCAATTGATCGATGATAGTGGCAATGATAAAGACTTTTATTCCCAGCCAAAAACTATTGAGCGTTGCTAAAAAGCTAATGATAATAATACTAACCCCACCCCCAAAGGGAAATAAGGCCATGAGGCCAATCACTAATCCAAACAACAAACCAAAGGGAACATTAAAGAGAATAAAAGTAAGAATTAACGATAATCCTAATAAAGTGGCTACGGTTGCTTGGCCAATATAATAATTTTGAAAACTGCGTCGCAAACTTTGCCGAATCCGATGTCGCCAAGGTCGAGGAAACCACTGGAAAATACCATCCCAAAAACTTTTTCCCCGCAACAATAAATAAACCGCAATAATGATAATTAAACCCGCTTCAAAAATACCACCAGCGGCCCCAATAAAAAAGCCTAATACTTGCCCAACAATGGACTGTAACTGTTCTGGTAGTTTCTCCGATAATTTATTTGCCAATTGGCTTAAATCGGTTGGTAATTGCCATTGTACAGACCAATCATGTAGGGCTTTTAAGTGATGACTGCTAGAGGCTCCCCATTGGGGCAGACTTTGTAACAATTGATTAATTTGAGTGGCTAATAAGGGAATAACTGTAATTGCAATTAATCCTAATAAAATAAAGGCAACAGATAAGACTAAAATAACGGCTTGTAATAGCTGAATACGAGGATGACGTTGCAACCAGCGCACAGGATAACCTAAGATAAAAGCAATCAAATTAGCAATTACAAAAATGCGAATTGGAGCTTGGAAATAGTCAATAATGAGGGTTAAAACCCAACCATTTAAAACCATCAAGGGTAATGCCAACCCCCAAACAATAATCTGTTGTCCTTTTGGTGGCAGCCCCTTAAGTTTAATCATGGTTCTTAATCATTATGCCCTGTTATAAATAGTAAGATTTAATTTAGGAATGCAATTTTGCTTGAACTTGTCGGAAACCTTCATAGAAGCCAAGGCTTAGGGTTGCTAACAAAAGAGGTATCCAAAAATAAATGACTCGATAAGCTAATAATGTTCCCAACAGTTGTACGGAGGAAAAAAGGGGGGTTAAACTCAATAAAATGACTGTTTCAAAGATGCCTAGTCCTCCTGGTACATTACTAATTAATCCAACAATTTGAGCCAATAAATAAATACCAAAAAAGCCAGGATAACTGAGGGAGGAATGGTTCGGTAAAAGAATATAAAGAATGGCCGCGGCTAGTCCCCAATCGATCGCCGTAATGATAATTTGCCAAAGGGAAAGATAAAGTGGAACATGGGGTAAACGCCATTTCCCAATTTGGAGCGATTGACGGCTTAAAAGACTTAACCAGAGATAAGCTAAAGTAAGAGTTAAGAAAATAAATCCTAAAGGATGGGCTGAAGCAAAAGGCAGCCGCAGAAAGGAGGGAACCTGTAGGGGATCAATGAGGAACGTAATCCCACCCACCGTCAATAAACCTAGCCAAAAACTGAGATTACAAAAGGCAATAATACTAGCAATTGTACGATTGGAGAGACCCCATTGGCTATAAAAACGATAGCGAATAGCACTACTACTGAGTAAGGCTAATCCCACACTATTGCTAATGGCATAGCTCACAAATCCCACAAATCCTGTTTTGAGATAGGGTAAAGATTCTCCCACATAAGTTATTGCCAGGGTGTCATAGGCCGTTAGGAAAATATAATTAATTACCATCAGCACGCCTGCCCCTAACAGATGTTTGCGAGGAATATTTTGGAGACTTGTTAAAACATTTTGCCAGCCGTAGCGATGTAATTCCTGATGAATGGCCCAAAGGGAAAGACCAAACAATAATAATCCTAATAAAGCTGGCGCGAAACGTTTTAAGGCTTGCCATTGATTCGTCATTGGTCTTATCAAGAAGCTGTTTCCAAG contains:
- the recG gene encoding ATP-dependent DNA helicase RecG, encoding MPLVTERDRPDWLRLQKALSVEAERGFTDLQGNQYRFSEFLCLTLGQSPPPGTPARLRHRWQELAVKFSDYSQQTLEERQSLVATTRRFLHELRQNLETPNAPKTVVREVENKPPAPLPISNKAIALDQLLKEVEDIGTYRAKTLAYLNLQTVRDLLFYFPRDYIDYAQQKSIVELKAGDTVTLIGRVVKFNIFNSPKNPKLAIFEMIIRDQTGRIKLSRFLAGNRFTSKAYQEGQKKRYPPGTAIAASGLVKENKFGLTLDNPSIEILEDPNSPVESLNIGRVLPVYPLTEGVPIDLLRKCVVIALGAVSQLEDALPPAIQKKYDLIDLKTAIAQIHFPDDNDSLTLARRRLVFDEFFYLQLGFLQRKYIQKATEKSVVFTPSGELIEKFNQLLPFKLTNAQQRVVQEILEDLKNSTPMNRLVQGDVGSGKTVVGVFAVLAALQSGYQAAFMAPTEVLAEQHYRKLVQWFNLLYLPVELLTGSTRVKKRREIHTQLETGELPLLVGTHALIQDKVNFNRLGLVVIDEQHRFGVQQRAKLLAKGEAPHVLTMTATPIPRTMALTLHGDLDVSQIDELPPGRQPIQTTVLTPKERQQVYDLIRREVAQGRQIYIIFPTIEQSEKLDLKAAVDEHQYLSETVFPNFQIGLLHGRMSSADKDTVLNSFRDNQTQIIVSTTVIEVGVDVPNATVMLIENAERFGLSQLHQLRGRVGRGEHSSYCLLMTNSKNPDARQRLSVLEQSQDGFFISEMDLRLRGPGEVLGTRQSGLPDFALASLVEDQEILLLAREAAENMIKTDASLADFPILQGELQRRYEKIIGAEMLT
- a CDS encoding pentapeptide repeat-containing protein, which translates into the protein MELSFVIKMITGITGVATNPVKNKLERNTEVIKLLKKCDFEPDHPPADFAGVYAYSLVEYGVGKPQAVLELFQQDQIRKAFREAFEQNDFSILISEGQAFIDGYALGDEIKEIGINLLREFAYFLSHFWHVTERTRTPADVVRDQKLDEIQRGITSLQNQLVRLEKPEDILLALAQQLQYLQPTTNINSGKVRKFILSQEMRSWFTALKYEIESYDVQDNTYFELIIRIPGRRGYDRVLVRGVEGEAKVPDVEALQRSVKAQKTQEGWLVAHRRISPAARNEADKPENQEKIFCYTFDELIDQDANFNAYLDWLEAEVTRKEIDKMYVPLACTKDEFNLITKEKIAVSKYGENEGWIDGYIDRWLGDPSKEHISILGEFGTGKTWITLHYAWTALQKYKTAKEQGIERPRIPLVIPLRDYAKAVSIESLFSEFFFRKYEIPLPSYSAFEQLNRMGKLLLIFDGFDEMADRVDEQKMINNFWELARVVVPGSKAILTSRTEHFPEAKSGRALLNAELKASISALTGEPPQFEVVELEKFNDEQIRQVLSLRTNDSVVEEIMGNPQLLDLARRPVMTELILEALPEIEAGKPIDMSRIYLYAVKEKMKRDIKAERTFTSLADKLYFLCELSWEMLSTDQMSLNYRLFPDRLRRLFGHAVQEEKNLDHWHYDMMGQTMLIRNADGDYTPAHRSLLEFFVAYKFAAELGVLAPDFLELAKEQSGLNQEQSSKYTWSSYFHRQCNEKGFVNSIPPLDEFLPENFDLIVETIGKEPLMGNKSNFDDQGESAIISLIRNMLSSDKEMVKERLLSIIKQTRNQPLSQVGSIGGNVATILTTYNKNALIGQDLYGVDLSFVHLPSADLSGCNLEFANLSNAVFGENCLMINTKMQGCQFKNVHFYDMNGWFVGTSISLNQKSLNKLNAFSIPLPYILFIYPGDDYIYKSDFDDNLIYPRDNEIIIAYIKEDKSIKWQKKINSVFILKYKKDGDLIHILTIEGEIISIDTQPDGLLGTQGNEFLKTWRNADFKGVTGLTNRDLYVLKILGAINLPDTSYDPQKDANINRKLRHQFEDDMEPENMD
- a CDS encoding type II toxin-antitoxin system RelE/ParE family toxin, whose product is MKYQVKFQPKAIKALDKLPTSEKIKIVTKIEALKDDLQGDVKKLTNFTPEYRLRVGNYRVLFGIEGQTLTIYQIKHRRDVYN
- a CDS encoding AI-2E family transporter, producing the protein MIKLKGLPPKGQQIIVWGLALPLMVLNGWVLTLIIDYFQAPIRIFVIANLIAFILGYPVRWLQRHPRIQLLQAVILVLSVAFILLGLIAITVIPLLATQINQLLQSLPQWGASSSHHLKALHDWSVQWQLPTDLSQLANKLSEKLPEQLQSIVGQVLGFFIGAAGGIFEAGLIIIIAVYLLLRGKSFWDGIFQWFPRPWRHRIRQSLRRSFQNYYIGQATVATLLGLSLILTFILFNVPFGLLFGLVIGLMALFPFGGGVSIIIISFLATLNSFWLGIKVFIIATIIDQLVENAIAPRLLGKFTGVHPVWVLLSLLIGAKVAGVLGVLIAVPCTSFVKEMLDGLQNNDDLVNS
- a CDS encoding lysylphosphatidylglycerol synthase domain-containing protein — protein: MTNQWQALKRFAPALLGLLLFGLSLWAIHQELHRYGWQNVLTSLQNIPRKHLLGAGVLMVINYIFLTAYDTLAITYVGESLPYLKTGFVGFVSYAISNSVGLALLSSSAIRYRFYSQWGLSNRTIASIIAFCNLSFWLGLLTVGGITFLIDPLQVPSFLRLPFASAHPLGFIFLTLTLAYLWLSLLSRQSLQIGKWRLPHVPLYLSLWQIIITAIDWGLAAAILYILLPNHSSLSYPGFFGIYLLAQIVGLISNVPGGLGIFETVILLSLTPLFSSVQLLGTLLAYRVIYFWIPLLLATLSLGFYEGFRQVQAKLHS